The nucleotide sequence TTCTTATCTTGCACATTTTCTTATCTTTGCGTGCGTCGCAGCCCTAAGCCCTCTGATTTTCCTTATTGCTGGACTTCCTGCAGCAAATTTCCCTCCTCAGCTGTAAGCAGCGTGACTTGTTGCTGACtcgttttccttctttttctcctttccaaGCGCATGTAACTGAAATAAATGGCTAACTTCTAACCTGCAGAACAAGGCGAGTTGTTTTCCCGAGCTGGGGTGGTGTGTCCTGTTCCGTCGGTGcacctacattttttttttgttcaaacatgaatgttttgctgcattttcagATGGTTGACCCAGATGTTACACGGCAGCTGTTACATGCTGTTCAGCAGATTAATGGTGAGGTTTTATCTCTTCTTGATTTTTATCTCCCCTATCGTCTTCTTGAGCTGTAGTTAAGCCAAGCTGTTTAGCCAATCCTGGTTTTAATTTTAAGAGCATAACTGTAATTTTTAGatgtaagtgtttttaaaaattctagTAAAAAGCTTTAGTACAGACACGCCTTagaaatccaaacaaaaagGGCCTTAACTTTGAAACACCTAAATGGCACTACAGTTCCAGATAAACAGGGGAATCCACATCAGATAAATTCCAGTTAGTAGTATGCCAGCTTTAAATGACTGGCAATTAATACTTATTTTAGCTCATGAGCATCACAGGGAAAATAGCAAAGTGCCAAAGAAGGTGAGTAGTCCATGTACAAAATGAAAGTGCAGTGATCACAACAATTCTAGCAAATTCAGCATCAGACAACACAATTGCTGGTCAATGCTCGCAGACAAAACAGCTAACTATAATTGTGAAGTGGGTATGTGACTGTTTTAGTTACACAGAGAATGTATATAATAAATTATAGTAAGTTGGTTTACCAGAGAGGGGAGTTACTGATCGATAAGGAGATCAGGAAAGTTAACTGACGACTGGAAATAACATAACAAACAGGCTCCTGAGGGCTGCACTGTACAGAACTGTAATATTCAGAAATGACCAAAAAATTTGAATCAACGACACATTGTCAACAAACGTTGCACGTCATGAGCTCGCTAAAGCTGGTTTGGAATAAAGGTGCTGTGCCCAAATCCACATATGTCAGGATTTATCGTTTAGTTCATGTATGATAAAGTGTTTTACTTTGTTCACACACCTGCATGTTAATAGTGAGCAATTCAGATGCTAGATCATTAAGCAaatgtatcacacacacagtaattttTTATATCAGCattgtttttcaaatatttcttttttctttccgATGAAGATTCAACGACAGCCGCCACCCGTCCCTCCCGCACAGAGGGCTCTTTAACCCGGAACAGTGGAATCATCCCTGGTGAGCACCACTTTGACCAAAATCTGATGTCTTTACAGACCCAGGACCTGGGTGGTATATCTTACAATTCAGGACCCACCTGGTTTGTAAGATATACCACCTTGAGTCAACAGCTCACAAAGACCGCCTATTTCACGCAGAGTGTCGAGACCCACAAATAAAGGGGAGTCGAGTTACACCACCGACAGCCAGCCGggctttaaaacattttatttggcaGTTCTTTTTGGAGAACGACTGCAAAGCAATAGAGGTCTTGTGATTATGATCAAATTGCTCAGGGTTATTTTCATTGGATGAGCCAGAGACCAAGATTTTCCAAAAATACTGAGAATGGTGTTTTTTGTCgcacacattcaaaaatataaaacttcCACAACACACACTTCTTTCTCTGCGTGCATTTGAATATGCAGTGTGTTGGCAACTTACACTGTGTATTTCCTGCATATCATTTGAACCCTGTACTGCAGGTTTCTTACTAGAAAACCTTTGCACTTTGGTGACCCCAGGTCACTCAAGTTTCTAGACTGCCACATGTCCCATAATACATATGGTGTTTAATTGTGAGAGCATGCAAATGTGTGACCAATCTGAAAGTGGTGCCTCCCTGCAACCCAATAATACAcctcaaacatttttaaaggacattattacttaaaaaaatcatataacaCAGTGTCAGTAAACCATGCACCAAGTGGCTGTTAACCATCTACCATTCTGTTTTGAAACACAGCTCACTGCTGGTCAGGATCAAATTCTGTGGATGAAAGTTTTGTTTGAAATACTTGTCAGTTCACCCAGACCCAGACTAGAAATTTGGAAAGGGCAGTGAAATTCCTCAGGTCTCAGGAATGGTCAGTGATATTATGAGTGCAGGATAATAGTCTGCAGAGCTCTGAAAAGTGACTTTTGCAAATATAACCTCTGTCAGGAAGGGAGAAATTTTGGAATACAGAAGTGCAGTGAGGAAGGATAGGGAAATCAGGAGCACAAATATGAGGATGAATTTGCAGTCATGAAACAtagctcttttgttttctgtggttcATTCAGCTCAACAGGATGAAAAGCAGGTAAACAAATTATTTCTGCTGTACTCCCTGCACAGGACCTAAAAACTGAATCATGCTACACTACACTTGGTCCTCATTAGGGCACATGCATGTTTTGAAGTTGTATTTTTAACACATGCAAAATAAACATATGTATATTTTGTGCTTTTAGGTGCAATTGCAGCTACAGTGTTCATTGCCTTTTTACTTGCTCTCTATGCAGTCCTCTGGAAGTGCATGGTGTCACCACCTCAAAGGTAAAGACCAGACACAGGCCCTAACTTGATTTCGCTGGAGCTTCaatttgattttgtttacaCAGTGATCTTGCAAACTGCTATTTGTTGACCTGCCTGTTAGTGTCACAGGTCTGAACTTTGTATCCCACCTCACATGATCGCCACTTTTTCCGACTTCATATTAAACTGTGTTACTATTTCATTGTAGTTGTTTAAGCACTcgtttgtttttctctttcagaaaGCACAGCAAGGTGAGGGTAAGAGTGCAACAGAGGAATTCTGTGTGAAGACTGCCTTCCAGGTCGCGTCTgttcagcaggttttttttggATCGTAATGGTGCAGACTAAAATCTGAGAGCAGACTTTGCTCCCAGTCAGAGAAAAGCACCAGAGTGACAGTATGCTGCTGAAGAAGATCCTCCTCCTAATAGATCCAACAAGATCAAACCAGCagaaaaacccaaaacaaaactgagtgGACATGTCACCAGTTTTACTCTCTGCTGGTGGCTCCATGATGACATGAATCACTTTTTTTGCTAGGTCAGAttgtgcttcttttttctgGCTTTTTTCTGGCTTTTTCTCCCCCGTGAACTCTGCACTACTGAGGAACGAGGCCACGGCCCGCTCCAGTGACCAataagctgtgtgtgtctgagagagagttTGTGGTATATTTAGTATATGTGTTTTTACCTGCACCAAATGGGCAGTTGCACGTTAAGCATGTCCTCCATTCTTGCATAGTATTTCTTAATGACATCAGTAGATTTCATTTACATCCATTTtaatctgtcatctgtcatgTTTTTGGTAAACACCCTGGAGCTGCCAGGGTGCTGAGGACAGTCAGCAAATCACCTCCACTTGAGTCCTTAGACAGCATTTGCTATAGAAATCCTGGAATTGATATTAATTTAGTGTTCTTTGTTGTCTTCTTTGAAGTCTTTATAGTTTCAATTTACTCAGGATGTTGTAAGTACTGTGACTTTTGACTCTATAATAAACTGTGGTTTATGTTTTTTACAGTTAGTGGATGTGACCATAAATATTTACCAAGATCAGTGAGACACAATTGGTGAAACCTCAAATCAGACTCAATGACCTGCTTTTCCTTTGCTTTGTGGTGTATTTCTAACTCACTCTAAGCACTGAATGAAGAAAAGTGTTGGGAGGTGtggcatttttttcccctcaggtcaaattctgtttatttatgcAGAAACTTTATTGAAAGCAGGGCAGTAAACAGATTA is from Lates calcarifer isolate ASB-BC8 linkage group LG13, TLL_Latcal_v3, whole genome shotgun sequence and encodes:
- the sb:cb288 gene encoding uncharacterized protein sb:cb288 isoform X1; the protein is MRSDRATSNSWTELKNKSETIINSGKSSKMVDPDVTRQLLHAVQQINDSTTAATRPSRTEGSLTRNSGIIPGAIAATVFIAFLLALYAVLWKCMVSPPQRKHSKVRVRVQQRNSV
- the sb:cb288 gene encoding uncharacterized protein sb:cb288 isoform X2, which codes for MRSDRATSNSWTELKNKSETIINSGKSSKMVDPDVTRQLLHAVQQINDSTTAATRPSRTEGSLTRNSGIIPVLWKCMVSPPQRKHSKVRVRVQQRNSV